A genomic window from Borreliella burgdorferi B31 includes:
- a CDS encoding ParA family protein has protein sequence MDRKKSNIITIANLKGGVGKSTLSILFSYVLKDLGKKVLLIDMDSQNALTSYFRKYVFNFDKNNIYNLLIGNVYFDQCISKINDNIFIIPSHPFLDEFNDKNLDNKENLLSFCLDKNVLGHDFDYIFLDTPPSFSFILKNALNTTNHIIIPVQPETWSIESLEILMKKITDKSYNISIVVNQFIKNRNILKEVEDALYKRYSNYIKGKIHYYNSIKVFIINRLEPDIKSKYYKEAKDVLKNILDL, from the coding sequence ATGGATAGAAAAAAATCAAATATTATAACAATAGCAAATCTTAAGGGAGGTGTAGGCAAGAGCACACTATCAATACTGTTTTCTTATGTATTAAAGGATTTGGGTAAAAAAGTATTGCTTATTGATATGGATTCACAAAATGCTTTAACTTCATATTTTAGAAAATATGTTTTTAATTTTGATAAAAATAACATTTATAATTTATTAATAGGCAATGTTTATTTTGATCAATGTATAAGTAAAATCAACGATAATATTTTTATAATTCCATCACATCCTTTTCTTGATGAATTTAATGATAAAAATTTGGATAATAAGGAAAATTTATTGAGTTTTTGTTTAGACAAAAATGTTTTAGGCCATGATTTTGATTATATTTTTCTTGATACTCCCCCTAGTTTTAGTTTTATTTTAAAAAATGCATTAAATACTACAAATCACATTATTATTCCAGTTCAACCTGAAACATGGTCAATAGAAAGTTTGGAGATATTAATGAAAAAAATTACAGATAAAAGCTACAATATTTCTATTGTTGTAAATCAATTTATTAAAAACAGGAATATACTTAAAGAGGTTGAAGATGCTCTATATAAACGATATAGTAACTATATAAAAGGTAAAATTCATTATTATAATAGTATAAAGGTTTTTATAATTAACCGTTTGGAACCAGATATAAAGAGCAAATATTATAAAGAAGCAAAAGATGTATTAAAAAATATTTTAGATTTGTAA
- a CDS encoding DUF226 domain-containing protein yields the protein MNDLLEKLKARKKEIISKKEAEYNNNINKGTKERTAFFRIEEIDNKKIYYTKIFKYLVKFRIANKDNKLSLTFQKLNNKKNYYLFNLFPLKEDNKFLGIKYGWDKLEKPFFLRQNNKSYVIKKLYYLEFKFSKGSIKCYVQSLRTLLRKKDKESTKYYKFNLEHIKRMENTVYKFYSKKLKNKGVIYKWIEKNQIL from the coding sequence TTGAATGATTTACTAGAAAAACTAAAAGCGAGAAAAAAAGAAATAATAAGCAAGAAAGAAGCGGAATATAACAATAATATAAATAAAGGAACAAAAGAAAGAACTGCCTTTTTTAGAATTGAAGAAATAGATAATAAAAAAATATATTATACAAAAATCTTTAAATATTTAGTAAAATTTAGAATTGCCAATAAAGACAATAAGCTAAGTTTAACTTTCCAAAAACTTAATAATAAAAAAAATTATTATTTATTTAATCTTTTTCCTCTAAAAGAAGACAACAAGTTTCTAGGAATAAAATATGGATGGGACAAATTAGAAAAGCCTTTTTTTTTAAGGCAAAATAATAAATCTTATGTAATAAAAAAACTTTATTATTTAGAATTTAAATTTAGCAAAGGGTCTATTAAGTGTTACGTTCAGTCTCTTAGAACACTATTAAGAAAAAAAGACAAAGAAAGTACCAAATATTATAAGTTTAATTTAGAACACATAAAAAGAATGGAAAATACCGTATATAAATTTTACAGTAAAAAGCTAAAAAATAAAGGAGTAATATATAAATGGATAGAAAAAAATCAAATATTATAA
- a CDS encoding chromosome replication/partitioning protein, with protein sequence MKIKAEKDKEALFSNRFGDCNEETNLNDDQDKELANYNNLKEQLKYNLKDDINNKIQRMKILYEIKQKELYKYDGFARFNDFIKSFEVAKSQAYRYLKIYQKVLEGKVSIDKIKEVGFKAILRDIKAKDSLNEDNHSESEGANESIPIRILVKDKELYNFCKQDTKRLYFIIEKIYKEKRDVLSELIIEYEKNKK encoded by the coding sequence ATGAAAATAAAAGCCGAAAAAGATAAAGAAGCATTATTTAGTAATCGTTTTGGGGATTGCAATGAAGAAACAAATTTAAATGACGATCAAGATAAAGAATTGGCAAATTATAATAATCTAAAAGAACAGCTTAAGTATAATTTAAAAGATGATATTAATAATAAAATTCAAAGAATGAAAATATTATATGAAATTAAACAAAAAGAATTATATAAGTACGATGGTTTTGCTCGTTTTAATGATTTTATAAAATCTTTTGAAGTTGCAAAAAGTCAGGCTTATAGGTATTTAAAAATTTATCAAAAAGTTCTAGAGGGTAAAGTGTCCATTGATAAAATAAAAGAAGTGGGCTTTAAGGCTATATTAAGAGATATAAAGGCCAAAGATTCTTTAAACGAAGATAACCATAGTGAATCTGAAGGCGCTAATGAAAGCATTCCTATTAGAATTTTAGTAAAGGATAAAGAATTATATAATTTCTGTAAACAAGATACTAAAAGATTGTATTTTATTATTGAAAAAATTTATAAAGAAAAGAGAGATGTTTTATCTGAGCTTATAATTGAGTATGAAAAAAATAAAAAATAA
- the ospD gene encoding outer surface protein OspD — protein sequence MKKLIKILLLSLFLLLSISCVHDKQELSSKSNLNNQKGYLDNEGANSNYESKKQSILSELNQLLKQTTNSLKEAKNTTDNLNASNEANKVVEAVINAVNLISSAADQVKSATKNMHDLAQMAEIDLEKIKNSSDKAIFASNLAKEAYSLTKAAEQNMQKLYKEQQKISESESESDYSDSAEIKQAKEAVEIAWKATVEAKDKLIDVENTVKETLDKIKTETTNNTKLADIKEAAELVLQIAKNAKEIVQEVVALLNT from the coding sequence ATGAAAAAATTAATAAAAATACTACTGTTAAGTTTATTTTTATTGCTCTCAATATCTTGTGTTCATGATAAACAAGAATTATCATCAAAATCTAATTTAAATAATCAAAAAGGATATTTAGATAATGAAGGCGCAAATTCAAATTACGAATCAAAAAAACAGAGCATATTAAGTGAGTTAAATCAGTTATTAAAGCAAACTACAAATTCACTAAAAGAAGCCAAAAATACAACAGATAATTTAAATGCATCAAATGAGGCAAATAAAGTTGTAGAAGCGGTTATAAATGCAGTTAATTTAATTTCATCTGCTGCAGATCAAGTAAAAAGTGCAACAAAAAATATGCATGATTTAGCTCAAATGGCAGAAATAGATTTAGAAAAAATAAAGAACTCTAGTGATAAAGCAATATTTGCATCTAATCTTGCAAAAGAAGCATATAGCCTTACTAAAGCAGCAGAACAAAACATGCAAAAACTGTATAAAGAGCAACAAAAAATATCAGAATCAGAATCAGAATCTGACTATTCTGATTCTGCTGAAATAAAACAAGCTAAAGAGGCCGTAGAAATAGCTTGGAAAGCTACAGTAGAAGCAAAAGATAAGTTAATTGATGTAGAAAATACAGTCAAAGAGACATTGGATAAAATAAAGACAGAAACTACGAACAATACAAAGCTTGCAGATATAAAAGAAGCAGCAGAGTTAGTATTACAAATAGCTAAGAATGCAAAGGAAATAGTACAAGAAGTTGTGGCCTTGTTAAATACTTAA